In Penicillium psychrofluorescens genome assembly, chromosome: 5, a single window of DNA contains:
- a CDS encoding uncharacterized protein (ID:PFLUO_007529-T1.cds;~source:funannotate) has product MKSIGFNGVSFYVDWALLEGKKGEFEAEGVFALEPFFEAAKTAGIYLLARPGPYINAEVSGGGFPGWLSRIPVELRTRNPLYLNATQNYVSSIGSIIAKAQITNGGPIILLQPENEYSSGNPPFPDPVYFKAVEDQYRDAGIVIPFISNDNSPHGYFYDQGPPEWPVYGHDSYPMGFDDDIYQWPVDALPTDYGDLHEEMAPDTPYSVIECQGGSWDPWGGYGYNKTAARLGPPYQRIFFKNIYSFGATVFNVYMGAGGTNWGNLGYPEGYTSYDYGAPITELRTVERENYSELKLQAMFLHSSPEYLHAVPQNNSHANGSYTGNMNIATTALFGNTTKFFVLRHAVYESQSTEKYQISMPTSKGNITVPQLGGSLSLVGRDSKFHVTDYDIAGLNLLYSTAEIFTWRLFGDQRVLIVYGGPGEVHELAIEQGGQPIVVEGIKDSVKFGNKSDSTVIQYTVAKMRTIVRLSSGLYVYLMDRYSAYNYWSIDLPSDQVSGNFTNSTSFFTSPIVKAGYLVRTVKVEKDNVYLTGDFNATTDIEIIGANKATTSLFLNGKSTDFQQNSHGVIKAVSTFVSPRFSLPDLSKIDWKALDSLPEIQPDYDDSMWTAASLTASNNTERNLTTPVSLYASDYGYNTGYLLYRGRFRANGNEKLFLETQGGSAYGHSIWLNDKFVGSFSGAITAYSMNQTWNLPTKNGKTYVITVLIDQMGFEENGSAGTSDMKTPRGILDYSLSGHHKSDISWKLTGNLGGEDYQDHTRGPLNEGYDIPISLSFANTTDTTSSLRCQIYVNGYQFGKWVHNIGPQDIFPVPEGIWNYHGANYLGVSLWALQEGGGNVENLELVAGPVIQSGYSRPIEMSPISLWHKRDGAY; this is encoded by the exons ATGAAGTCGATTGGCTTTAACGGGGTTTCATTTTATGTCGACTGGGCACTTctggaagggaaaaagggagaaTTCGAAGCCGAGGGGGTTTTCGCTCTAGAGCCGTTTTTTGAAGCTGCAAAAACAGCAG GTATATATCTCCTTGCACGCCCGGGTCCATACATCAATGCTGAAGTCAGTGGTGGTGGATTTCCCGGGTGGCTGTCGCGCATCCCAGTGGAGCTCAGAACGAGAAACCCCCTATATTTAAATGCTACCCAAAACTATGTGTCGAGCATTGGATCGATCATTGCCAAGGCTCAGATCACAAATGGCGGCCCAATCATTCTCCTCCAGCCCGAGAATGAGTACTCATCGGGCAACCCGCCATTCCCCGACCCTGTTTATTTCAAAGCTGTCGAGGACCAGTACAGAGATGCTGGTATCGTGATCCCTTTTATCAGCAATGATAATAGCCCACATGGTTATTTTTATGATCAGGGACCTCCAGAATGGCCTGTTTATGGACACGATAGTTACCCCATGG GGTTTGACGATGACATCTACCAATGGCCCGTTGATGCTCTTCCAACTGACTATGGAGACTTACACGAGGAAATGGCGCCCGATACACCTTACTCAGTCATAGAATGCCAAGGCGGAAGCTGGGATCCATGGGGAGGATATGGATACAACAAGACTGCAGCCAGATTAGGGCCCCCATATCAACGCATCTTCTTCAAAAACATCTACAGCTTTGGAGCAACAGTCTTCAATGTTTACATGGGAGCTGGTGGAACAAACTGGGGTAATTTGGGCTACCCTGAAGGATACACTAGCTACGACTATGGTGCCCCCATTACTGAGCTGCGTACAGTCGAGCGAGAGAACTACAGCGAGTTGAAGCTTCAAGCGATGTTCCTGCACTCCTCGCCCGAGTATCTCCACGCCGTGCCACAAAACAACTCTCATGCCAATGGCTCATATACGGGAAACATGAACATCGCAACGACAGCACTCTTTGGAAATACCACAAAGTTTTTTGTTCTTCGTCATGCGGTATATGAATCGCAGTCAACCGAAAAGTATCAAATCAGCATGCCGACGAGTAAGGGAAACATTACTGTTCCCCAGCTGGGTGGGTCTTTATCACTTGTTGGTCGAGACTCTAAATTCCACGTCACGGACTACGATATTGCAGGACTCAATCTCCTTTATTCTACCGCTGAAATTTTCACGTGGAGGTTGTTTGGAGATCAACGCGTTCTCATTGTATATGGTGGACCTGGAGAAGTTCACGAGCTGGCTATTGAACAAGGTGGCCAGCCCATCGTTGTGGAAGGCATCAAGGACTCTGTCAAATTTGGCAATAAATCTGATTCAACAGTGATCCAGTATACTGTCGCTAAGATGAGAACGATTGTGAGGCTATCTTCTGGCCTTTATGTCTATCTAATGG ATCGCTATTCCGCGTATAACTACTGGTCCATTGACTTGCCCAGCGATCAAGTCTCAGGCAACTTCACAAACTCCACGAGCTTCTTCACATCTCCTATTGTCAAAGCTGGCTATTTGGTGAGAACTGTCAAAGTGGAGAAGGACAATGTTTACCTGACTGGTGATTTCAACGCCACGACGGACATCGAGATCATTGGTGCCAACAAAGCCACTACGTCTCTGTTCCTGAACGGCAAATCCACAGATTTTCAACAAAACTCTCATGGTGTTATCAAGGCTGTTTCAACTTTTGTTTCGCCTAGATTTTCTTTGCCAGACCTTTCAAAGATTGACTGGAAGGCTTTGGATTCTCTCCCAGAAATTCAGCCAG ACTACGACGATAGCATGTGGACGGCAGCTTCTCTCACCGCCAGCAATAACACCGAGCGCAATCTTACCACCCCAGTCTCACTATATGCGTCAGACTATGGCTACAACACAGGCTATCTACTTTACCGTGGCAGATTCCGGGCCAATGGGAATGAAAAGTTGTTCCTGGAGACTCAGGGCGGCTCAGCCTATGGTCACTCAATATGGCTCAATGATAAATTCGTGGGATCTTTTTCTGGTGCCATTACGGCCTATTCCATGAACCAGACTTGGAATCTTCCTACCAAGAACGGAAAAACTTACGTCATTACTGTTCTGATTGATCAAATGGGATTCGAAGAGAATGGTTCCGCTGGAACGAGCGACATGAAGACTCCTCGCGGAATCCTAGATTATTCGCTGTCTGGCCATCATAAGTCAGATATTTCATGGAAGCTTACAGGGAAccttggtggtgaggatTACCAAGACCACACGCGCGGTCCGCTAAACGAGG GTTACGATATCcctatctctctctcattcgCGAACACGACGGATACAACATCTAGCCTCCGGTGCCAGATCTATGTCAACGGGTACCAATTTGGTAAATGGGTGCACAACATTGGACCACAGGATATCTTCCCCGTTCCTGAGGGTATTTGGAATTATCACGGTGCCAACTATCTAGGGGTTAGCTTATGGGCCCTTCAAGAGGGTGGAGGAAATGTGGAGAACTTGGAGCTGGTTGCTGGACCGGTCATTCAAAGTGGCTATTCGCGTCCAATCGAGATGAGTCCGATTTCTCTGTGGCATAAGCGTGATGGGGCTTATTGA
- a CDS encoding uncharacterized protein (ID:PFLUO_007530-T1.cds;~source:funannotate) yields the protein MSNTEGTIPFSIPSVQEQCFTWYRTIGDINKIPPLILIHGGPGTGSDYHLHLAEPLEAAGIPCIFYDQVGCGRSSLIREKAEDESFWGFDLFCAELDNLVDHFELRKVGFSIYGHSWGGMLASIYAGQKPAGLHKLVIANSIPSAALSAKESERLFRLLPVDDAIIQMDADGDYDNPAYLEAGYRFMKKHFCILEPWPAVLAGIRASRESSTTMWKTNGKKGISLIRQPGFMHDYDAIKTAGSIEVPALLLTGRYDKNNEAIMSPWFKSIPRVKWAVLEKSSHMAALEEPARYAGLLTDFLL from the coding sequence ATGTCCAATACAGAAGGAACCATCCCCTTTAGCATTCCCAGTGTGCAAGAGCAATGTTTCACGTGGTACAGAACGATTGGCGACATCAACAAGATACCGCCGCTAATCTTGATACACGGAGGTCCGGGCACTGGCTCTGACTACCATCTCCATCTTGCCGAACCACTCGAAGCTGCAGGTATTCCTTGCATCTTCTACGACCAGGTTGGCTGCGGACGCTCGTCACTCATCCGCGAGAAAGCCGAAGATGAGAGTTTCTGGGGCTTCGATTTGTTCTGTGCTGAGCTCGACAATCTCGTGGACCACTTTGAGCTACGCAAAGTCGGATTCTCTATATACGGCCACAGCTGGGGCGGCATGCTAGCCAGTATATATGCTGGGCAAAAGCCGGCTGGTCTTCACAAACTAGTCATCGCAAATTCAATTCCGAGTGCAGCCCTCTCCGCCAAAGAGAGTGAACGTTTATTTCGGCTGCTGCCCGTTGACGATGCTATCATACAGATGGATGCGGACGGGGATTATGACAACCCAGCATATCTAGAGGCGGGTTATCGTTTCATGAAAAAGCATTTTTGCATACTAGAACCGTGGCCTGCCGTACTCGCCGGCATCAGAGCATCACGTGAAAGCAGCACGACAATGTGGAAGACGAACGGCAAGAAAGGTATCTCCCTTATTCGACAGCCAGGCTTCATGCATGACTATGATGCCATCAAGACGGCGGGGAGTATCGAAGTGCCAGCACTGCTCCTGACAGGTCGGTACGACAAGAACAATGAAGCGATCATGAGCCCTTGGTTCAAATCCATACCACGGGTCAAATGggccgtgctggagaagtcGAGTCATATGGCAGCTCTTGAGGAGCCCGCCAGATATGCCGGGCTCTTAACGGATTTTCTGCTGTAG
- a CDS encoding uncharacterized protein (ID:PFLUO_007531-T1.cds;~source:funannotate), which produces MPEAVMPQKRVLGDATNSPRNVLKSPSALKKRKLDNESAAQLLRPSQNGTRKGFGSSQPQKSQFEAEVLEKMTQDINGLKENNSERDQQWERPPLGDFDESKENLCFQQIDAEEGSMMGGKMAVRLFGVTEEGQSVLLHVTGFQHYLYIAAPVNFTKADCGPYKAFLESKLAQHGQVIQSVDITMRENIYGFQGNQKTYYIKITVTDPRSISRLRSALETGSGTMNYKGLWNSADKGILTFDSIQYLLRFMIDTGLAGMAWVEAKAGKYRVLPHRERQSNCQIEAAVDYHDMIAHPPNGEWAKMAPLRVLSFDIECAGRKGIFPEPNQDPVIQIANVVTRYGESKPFVRNVFVLDTCSLIVNTQILEFEKEENMLNAWRDFVEKVDPDVIIGYNISNFDFPYLLDRAKHLKCTGFPYWTRLKGMKSEAKETNFSSKQMGSRETKATNTNGRIQLDLLQLVQRDHQLRSYTLNSVSYEFLGEQKEDVHHTMITELFNGTPDSRRRLAVYCLKDAYLPQRLMDKLMCLVNYTEMARVTGVPFNYLLSRGQQVKFISQLFRKALEQQLVIPNAKSNDEQDYEGATVIEPVRGYYGVPIATLDFASLYPSIIQAHNLCYTTLLNKASVEKLGLKKDDDYIVTPNGDMFCTTKVRKGLLSQILEELLSARKKAKKELGVETDPFKKAVLNGRQLALKISANSVYGLTGATVGKLPCLPIASSTTSYGRQMIEKTKQEVEARYTIANGYSHDAQVIYGDTDSVMVKFGVSELEDAMKLGQEAADFVSSKFIKPIKLEFEKVYFPYLLINKKRYAGLYWTNPKKHDKMDTKGIETVRRDNCLLVQNVIETVLNKILIDRDLDGAQNYVKGTISDLLQNKVDMSKLVITKALSKSDYSAKQAHVELAERMRKRDAGSAPTLGDRVAYVMIKGATNSKNYERSEDPIYVLENNIPIDTKYYLDNQLANPLGRIFEPILGEKKAGQLLTGEHTRSISVAAPSLGGLMKFAKRTQTCMGCKKPLAGKEEMAGAVCENCRPRLGELYTKTLTKVSDLEVRFGRLWTQCQRCQGSLHCEVICSSRDCPIFYMRMKAKKDVEDSQKELSRFDLDPGAW; this is translated from the exons ATGCCTGAAGCTGTCATGCCCCAGAAGCGGGTGCTGGGCGACGCCACCAATAGTCCCCGCAATGTTCTCAAGTCTCCCAGCgcgctgaagaagcggaaaCTGGACAACGAGTCCGCGGCTCAGCTCCTACGACCTTCCCAGAATGGAACACGCAAGGGCTTTGGCTCGAGCCAGCCACAGAAAAGCCAGTTCGAGGCGGAGGTCCTCGAGAAAATGACCCAGGACATCAACGGCTTGAAGGAGAACAACTCCGAGAGAGACCAACAGTGGGAGCGCCCGCCACTGGGTGACTTTGACGAAAGCAAAGAGAATCTTTGCTTTCAGCAGATTGATGCGGAGGAAGGGTCGATGATGGGCGGAAAGATGGCAGTCCGGCTTTTTGGTGTCACAGAG GAAGGACAATCGGTCCTACTGCACGTCACCGGCTTTCAACACTACCTTTATATTGCTGCCCCTGTCAATTTCACCAAAGCAGATTGCGGACCCTACAAGGCTTTCCTCGAATCGAAACTTGCCCAACACGGGCAGGTCATACAATCCGTTGATATAACCATGAGAGAAAACATCTATGGGTTCCAAGGAAACCAAAAGACTTACTACATCAAAATCACCGTGACAGACCCAAGATCGATCAGCAGACTTCGCAGCGCGCTGGAAACTGGCAGCGGGACCATGAACTACAAGGGCCTGTGGAATTCAGCTGACAAGGGGATTCTCACATTTGACAGTATTCAATATTTGCTGCGGTTCATGATTGATACCGGTCTCGCCGGAATGGCCTGGGTTGAGGCAAAGGCGGGGAAATATCGCGTTCTTCCTCACCGCGAAAGGCAGTCCAATTGTCAAATCGAGGCCGCCGTCGACTATCACGATATGATCGCTCACCCGCCCAACGGAGAATGGGCGAAGATGGCGCCACTCCGCGTTTTGTCCTTTGATATCGAATGCGCCGGCCGAAAGGGCATCTTTCCAGAGCCCAACCAAGATCCAGTCATCCAAATTGCCAACGTCGTTACCCGCTACGGAGAGTCGAAGCCGTTCGTTCGAAATGTATTTGTTCTTGACACGTGCAGTCTGATCGTCAACACACAAATCCTCGAGTTTGAAAAGGAGGAGAACATGCTGAACGCGTGGCGCGATTTCGTGGAGAAGGTGGATCCCGATGTGATCATCGGATACAACATTTCCAACTTCGATTTTCCGTACCTGCTCGACCGGGCAAAGCATCTGAAATGTACTGGGTTCCCATACTGGACCAGACTGAAAGGCATGAAGTCAGAAGCGAAGGAAACAAATTTCTCCAGCAAACAGATGGGCAGTCGTGAGACGAAAGCGACGAACACAAACGGCAGAATTcagcttgatctccttcAATTGGTCCAAAGAGATCACCAACTGCGAAGCTACACCCTCAACTCTGTATCATATGAGTTCCTGGgcgagcagaaggaagatgTGCACCACACGATGATCACAGAACTCTTCAACGGCACCCCCGACTCGAGGCGAAGACTGGCTGTATACTGTTTGAAGGACGCGTATCTGCCGCAGAGACTGATGGATAAGCTAATGTGTCTCGTGAACTATACCGAGATGGCAAGGGTCACAGGCGTCCCTTTCAACTACCTTTTGTCTCGTGGCCAACAGGTCAAATTTATCAGCCAGTTGTTTCGAAAGGCTCTGGAACAGCAGCTTGTTATCCCCAACGCCAAATCGAACGACGAGCAGGACTACGAGGGCGCTACTGTCATCGAACCAGTGCGAGGATACTACGGTGTGCCCATCGCGACCCTCGATTTCGCATCGCTGTATCCCTCCATTATTCAAGCGCACAACCTCTGTTACACGACGCTTTTGAACAAGGCCAGtgtggagaagctgggtCTCAAGAAAGACGACGACTACATTGTGACGCCCAATGGAGATATGTTCTGCACTACCAAGGTTCGCAAGGGTCTATTGTCGCAAATTCTCGAGGAGCTGTTGTCGgccagaaagaaagccaagaaaGAGCTGGGCGTGGAGACGGACCCGTTCAAAAAGGCTGTGCTGAACGGTCGACAGCTTGCCCTGAAGATCAGCGCGAACAGTGTCTACGGTCTTACGGGTGCCACAGTTGGCAAGCTACCCTGTCTCCCAATCGCCAGTAGTACTACCAGTTACGGACGTCAGATGATTGAAAAGACCAAACAAGAAGTTGAGGCTCGCTACACTATCGCCAATGGCTATTCTCATGATGCTCAAGTCATCTACGGTGATACTGACTCGGTCATGGTCAAATTTGGGGTCTCCGAACTTGAGGATGCGATGAAGCTTGGACAGGAGGCAGCCGACTTTGTCTCATCCAAATTTATCAAACCTATCAAGCTGGAGTTCGAGAAGGTGTACTTCCCATATCTTCTGATCAACAAAAAACGGTACGCTGGGTTGTACTGGACGAACCCCAAGAAGCATGACAAGATGGACACTAAGGGTATTGAGACTGTGCGGCGCGACAACTGCTTGCTCGTCCAAAACGTCATCGAAACGGTGCTGAACAAGATCTTGATAGACCGAGATCTTGACGGCGCTCAGAA CTACGTCAAAGGTACCATCTCGGACCTTCTGCAGAACAAGGTTGATATGTCGAAGTTGGTGATCACCAAGGCACTCTCCAAGAGCGACTACAGTGCCAAACAAGCGCACGTCGAACTCGCCGAGCGCATGCGCAAACGTGACGCGGGATCCGCACCCACCCTGGGTGATCGTGTGGCGTATGTCATGATCAAGGGCGCTACCAATTCGAAGAACTACGAGCGTTCCGAGGATCCCATCTACGTTTTGGAAAACAACATCCCCATTGACACCAAATATTACCTGGATAACCAACTCGCCAACCCATTAGGACGTATTTTCGAACCTAtcctgggcgagaagaaggctggTCAACTGCTTACTGGTGAACACACACGGTCCATCTCCGTCGCTGCGCCTAGTTTGGGTGGGTTAATGAAGTTCGCCAAGCGCACCCAGACCTGTATGGGATGCAAGAAGCCGCTCGCtggcaaggaagagatggcCGGCGCGGTGTGCGAGAACTGCCGGCCTCGTCTAGGTGAACTGTACACCAAGACACTGACCAAGGTGTCCGATCTGGAGGTTCGGTTCGGTCGACTGTGGACTCAGTGCCAGCGCTGCCAGGGCAGTCTGCACTGCGAGGTTATTTGCTCTTCGCGTGATTGTCCGATCTTCTACATGCGCatgaaggccaagaaggatgtAGAGGATTCGCAGAAGGAACTGTCTCGGTTTGATTTGGACCCAGGTGCCTGGTGA
- a CDS encoding uncharacterized protein (ID:PFLUO_007532-T1.cds;~source:funannotate), with translation MSMFRSAAEISSDESSSEDSELHDSRNDSQDSGKGKTAEQNSKGSESQVDTSTLDEVSEFSHDALDVNIERHADVMTAALLEFYCQSRAADILNAQQGSTQTFTRQSPEVQYLGKKLYRYKSQFLSSHGVLADGVDKEEWGSTRQSYRDNLDLLGLSALDELNLNEPHKRSPHIGTTEELALISRSTPNKHESGDNAQFWLTRQEDLGFRKQLPPANKLEMFEDISNGAKRLPNSFIPLFGSSPVGVPLVNAPVSQPYNHLSRYSVEFSELKVLGRGSFGEVYHVKNHIDGQDYAVKKIPLSQRRLDQLQYGGQTHLETIMKEIRTLARLEHTNIVRYYGAWVEQAHVSNPAPADKRPTHIKYEHAQVGLPSQDPSNEPSMGIVFEHSKSSVVEHHQSLGEEGFSNGIQRWESHATTSSHRSQKISGRDQEDEDDDIESIPRNFDRPSYGHTSTSGATDGDIFTDGLSQDQSKLQIQRQFHVGHQPPAVILHIQMSLHPISLGSYLNHQAATKREGGGYIYRKHCFHLLSSVRLMQDIVSGVEYLHSQGIVHRDLKPANIFLSAPENSPLDTCATCSSEHGTPHHFCRPRIGDFGLVADISHLNETSSDETVTPYREGPPIQRVVGTEFYRPPANAVESRGHSYFDTYRIDEKLDVYALGVILFELVYRLNTKMERQLVLNNLTHGSSDDPTEHTLFPRDFARKVDCGGTMLDNGATVAEMLMACIRGMLAPQSQTRWSCRDITEHLRRIEAAVIA, from the coding sequence ATGTCGATGTTTCGATCAGCTGCCGAGATATCGTCCGACGAGTCCAGCTCGGAAGACAGCGAGCTGCATGATTCCAGGAATGATTCCCAGGACTCTGGCAAGGGCAAAACGGCTGAACAAAATTCGAAGGGCTCGGAAAGCCAAGTGGACACTTCGACCCTCGATGAGGTGTCCGAATTCTCCCATGATGCGCTAGATGTCAACATCGAGCGCCACGCAGATGTGATGACAGCTGCGCTGCTGGAGTTTTACTGCCAAAGCCGAGCGGCAGACATCCTGAACGCCCAACAGGGCTCGACTCAAACATTTACACGCCAATCTCCCGAGGTGCAGTATCTAGGTAAGAAGTTGTACAGATACAAGTCACAATTTTTGTCATCGCACGGTGTTCTTGCGGACGGCGTTGACAAAGAGGAATGGGGCTCCACACGACAAAGCTACCGCGACAAcctcgatctgctcggcTTGTCTGCTCTGGATGAGTTGAATCTGAATGAGCCTCACAAACGGTCCCCTCATATCGGCACCACCGAGGAACTGGCACTGATTTCAAGATCAACACCGAACAAACATGAATCCGGAGATAATGCGCAATTCTGGCTGACTCGGCAAGAGGATTTGGGCTTCAGAAAACAACTACCTCCAGCGAATAAGCTTGAGATGTTTGAAGACATCTCGAATGGCGCAAAACGATTGCCCAATTCCTTCATTCCTCTTTTTGGCAGTTCTCCTGTGGGCGTGCCACTAGTCAATGCTCCAGTTTCTCAGCCCTATAATCATTTGTCTCGCTATTCCGTCGAGTTTAGTGAGCTCAAGGTCCTCGGCCGTGGTTCGTTCGGTGAAGTCTATCATGTCAAGAACCACATCGACGGTCAAGACTATGCGGTCAAGAAAATCCCGCTCAGCCAAAGGCGACTCGACCAGCTGCAGTACGGCGGTCAGACACACCTGGAGACCATCATGAAAGAAATCCGGACCCTCGCTCGGCTGGAACACACCAACATCGTGCGATACTATGGAGCGTGGGTTGAACAGGCGCATGTTTCTAATCCTGCTCCAGCTGACAAGCGCCCAACTCACATCAAGTACGAGCACGCGCAGGTCGGCTTGCCCAGCCAAGACCCCTCAAATGAGCCGAGTATGGGTATTGTCTTTGAGCACTCGAAGAGCTCAGTAGTAGAGCACCATCAGAGTctcggcgaagaaggcttTTCAAACGGAATACAGCGTTGGGAGAGTCATGCGACTACTTCTTCCCATCGATCACAGAAGATCTCTGGACGAGATcaggaggatgaggacgacgacatTGAATCTATTCCTCGCAACTTCGACAGACCCTCGTATGGGCATACTTCCACATCCGGGGCAACGGACGGTGACATTTTCACCGATGGTCTGAGTCAAGACCAGTCCAAGTTACAGATCCAGCGCCAATTCCACGTTGGGCATCAGCCGCCCGCCGTCATTCTTCACATTCAGATGTCACTGCATCCGATCTCGCTCGGTTCATATCTGAACCATCAAGCAGCCACCAAGCGTGAGGGTGGCGGTTATATTTACAGGAAGCATTGTTTCCATCTACTATCCTCGGTGCGACTGATGCAGGACATTGTCTCTGGGGTAGAATATCTGCATTCCCAGGGAATTGTCCACCGCGATTTGAAACCAGCAAATATCTTTCTATCCGCGCCCGAGAATAGTCCTTTGGACACCTGCGCAACCTGCAGCTCTGAGCATGGCACACCACACCACTTCTGCCGTCCTCGGATCGGCGACTTTGGGCTCGTTGCAGACATCTCCCATCTGAACGAAACCTCTTCTGATGAAACCGTGACACCATACCGCGAGGGCCCACCCATCCAGCGCGTCGTTGGAACCGAGTTCTATCGACCACCAGCAAATGCCGTCGAAAGCCGCGGCCACAGTTACTTTGATACATATCGGATTGACGAAAAACTGGATGTCTATGCGCTGGGGGTTATTCTGTTCGAGCTGGTCTACCGTCTGAACACCAAGATGGAGCGGCAGCTAGTTCTGAACAACTTGACGCATGGATCCAGTGACGACCCTACGGAGCACACATTATTCCCCCGCGACTTTGCCCGCAAGGTCGATTGTGGTGGGACCATGCTAGATAATGGGGCGACGGTGGCCGAGATGCTGATGGCCTGTATCCGGGGCATGCTGGCACCACAATCGCAGACCCGATGGAGCTGTCGTGATATCACAGAGCATCTGCGCCGCATTGAGGCGGCAGTTATAGCATAG
- a CDS encoding uncharacterized protein (ID:PFLUO_007533-T1.cds;~source:funannotate), whose product MTASTYEYPFFFEIPKSFFNPVAWEGYSKPGDLYSAPLGPMWPIPPTCDDASQLRDSYTDWKVTYSLAAQAKKSMLSLGDELPIVVTCEPTRNPSPGAVRQDARDSFTQQYTITNSGIPRPLTKTKSKDTVQHSTGSYQLRLSLLAAPTTAVIIGEPFTLAFTLQTDSPESDYRMPLPEFQLKDYTIILRSSTTAGVPHEKKSFLSSSVLSPLSLNPDKHTINAPLRLNEPVLMHETLPSPFKSTPSFKTVLLERRYFFQIHAHVSCLDNTVNLKILLPFWLHAPKVAEASTARMR is encoded by the coding sequence ATGACGGCGTCCACCTACGAATaccccttcttctttgagATCCCTAAAAGCTTCTTCAATCCGGTAGCATGGGAGGGATATTCAAAACCTGGCGATCTCTATTCGGCTCCTCTAGGCCCCATGTGGCCTATCCCACCTACGTGCGACGATGCCAGTCAGCTGAGAGACTCGTATACAGATTGGAAAGTCACATATTCTTTAGCTGCCCAGGCTAAGAAAAGCATGCTGAGCCTGGGAGATGAACTTCCTATTGTCGTTACTTGTGAACCTACCCGAAACCCGAGTCCAGGGGCCGTCAGGCAAGACGCCCGTGACAGCTTCACGCAGCAATATACAATCACAAATTCGGGCATCCCAAGGCCACTCACAAAGACCAAATCCAAAGATACCGTCCAACACAGTACTGGGAGCTACCAACTGAGACTCTCGCTGCTAGCAGCACCCACTACAGCGGTAATCATTGGCGAGCCCTTCACGCTAGCGTTCACGCTTCAAACCGACTCTCCAGAATCCGACTATAGGATGCCTTTACCCGAATTCCAGCTCAAAGATTACACCATCATTCTCAGGAGCTCTACGACTGCCGGCGTCCCGCATGAGAAAAAGTCATTTCTTAGTTCCTCTGTCCTCAGCCCTCTTTCCCTCAACCCCGACAAGCATACTATCAATGCCCCCTTACGGCTCAACGAACCAGTATTGATGCATGAGACGCTTCCTTCGCCATTTAAATCGACGCCGTCTTTCAAAACGGTGCTTCTGGAGAGGAGGTATTTTTTCCAAATCCACGCCCATGTTTCTTGTCTGGACAACACTGTCAACTTGAAGATCTTGCTGCCTTTCTGGCTGCACGCTCCTAAAGTGGCAGAGGCATCAACAGCCAGAATGCGATAA